One part of the Marichromatium purpuratum 984 genome encodes these proteins:
- a CDS encoding multiheme c-type cytochrome has protein sequence MKHVLAPLLQTRRRRLLLAGALALLALYLVYRLLYPVLFDAYVGKINAPLDYASSRALTDQAFERMARDLTEEARRARAAERVEVEAESAFAREVRIEMLMNTPSVVRATEPSHIKYFREAGIRRYEGPKTCLQCHATIEVTHGDGSTSVVDTLDDLVNSVHFKFQSDSPGFSTYGYDGREVNAPGERPIPVGKINRACGIPGSFSWTGWAALIESRPEHAEGEVVLRSEGCGQCHIGGNYQPATEKMMPVGDVPAEAKAGIDCLICHATDYDMNQRYVIEDAHGLRWNQDRSMRAALTVGPVTSDNCLRCHQHNMGGDAYHANQAAQALGARHQRLLHQGAKRGNPFSPEADVHAAADIQCTDCHVPEGHKIPRGRFGVDLVANDLPDKEVACEGCHSRAPHNASEHKALLNGHIDRLACETCHITALEDNNVVLRDWVHPTWNAEEGIYEPTDIYRSGAPGKGFTYLWFNGNGTFLANALGSNPDGDGSYDPLMAQITRIDDPEVIAAVRARAEALKADYPEIDVEAYVRAATDPLSQLTPELLAQRRAMIERNLRPVMEGGKSRIYPFKLFNAMMYEDTANQGPFGAMILPFDYATYYATGDSRAAVVQALRDPIVQRMYQTPFKVYMMDEFMAYFGVLDGWTADYPLDATGRLGPQVEPHWMRQMGTLMVNHGIQRAAHGCADCHAPDGIMDFRALGYGERRAAELEQLDGLDLGRIDEH, from the coding sequence ATGAAGCACGTACTCGCACCCCTACTCCAGACCAGACGCAGGCGCCTCCTGCTCGCCGGGGCGCTGGCGCTGCTCGCGCTCTATCTCGTCTACCGGCTCCTCTACCCGGTGCTGTTCGACGCCTATGTCGGCAAGATCAACGCACCGCTGGACTACGCCAGCTCGCGTGCGCTCACCGACCAGGCGTTCGAGCGCATGGCGCGCGACCTGACCGAGGAGGCGCGGCGTGCGCGCGCCGCCGAACGGGTCGAAGTCGAGGCCGAGTCGGCGTTCGCCCGCGAGGTGCGCATCGAGATGTTGATGAACACCCCCTCGGTGGTCCGCGCCACCGAGCCAAGCCACATCAAATACTTCCGCGAGGCCGGCATCCGTCGCTACGAGGGCCCCAAGACCTGTCTGCAGTGTCATGCCACCATCGAGGTCACCCACGGCGACGGCAGCACCTCGGTGGTCGACACCCTCGACGACCTGGTCAACTCGGTGCACTTCAAGTTCCAGAGCGACTCGCCCGGCTTCTCGACCTACGGCTACGACGGGCGCGAGGTCAACGCCCCGGGCGAACGACCGATCCCGGTGGGCAAGATCAACCGCGCCTGCGGCATCCCCGGCAGCTTCTCCTGGACCGGCTGGGCGGCGTTGATCGAGAGCCGACCGGAGCACGCCGAGGGCGAGGTGGTGCTGCGCAGCGAGGGCTGCGGCCAGTGCCATATCGGCGGTAACTACCAGCCGGCCACCGAGAAGATGATGCCGGTCGGCGACGTCCCGGCCGAGGCCAAGGCCGGGATCGACTGCCTGATCTGTCATGCCACCGACTACGACATGAACCAGCGCTATGTGATCGAGGACGCGCACGGCCTGCGCTGGAACCAGGACCGCAGCATGCGCGCCGCGCTCACCGTCGGCCCGGTGACCAGCGACAACTGTCTGCGCTGTCACCAGCACAACATGGGCGGCGACGCCTATCACGCCAACCAGGCCGCCCAGGCACTCGGCGCGCGTCACCAGCGCCTGCTCCACCAGGGCGCCAAGCGTGGCAACCCGTTCAGCCCCGAGGCTGACGTCCACGCCGCCGCCGACATCCAGTGCACCGACTGCCACGTCCCCGAGGGCCACAAGATCCCGCGCGGGCGCTTCGGCGTCGACCTGGTCGCCAACGACCTGCCCGACAAGGAGGTCGCCTGCGAGGGCTGTCACAGCCGCGCGCCGCACAACGCCTCCGAGCACAAGGCGCTGCTCAACGGCCATATCGACCGCCTCGCCTGCGAGACCTGCCACATCACCGCGCTCGAGGACAACAACGTGGTGCTGCGCGACTGGGTCCACCCGACCTGGAACGCCGAGGAAGGCATCTACGAGCCGACCGACATCTACCGCTCGGGCGCGCCCGGCAAGGGCTTCACCTATCTGTGGTTCAACGGCAACGGCACCTTCCTCGCCAACGCCCTCGGCAGCAACCCCGACGGCGACGGCAGCTACGACCCGCTGATGGCGCAGATCACCCGCATCGACGACCCCGAGGTCATCGCCGCGGTGCGCGCCAGGGCCGAGGCGCTCAAGGCCGACTACCCCGAGATCGACGTCGAGGCCTATGTCCGCGCCGCCACCGACCCGCTCTCCCAGCTCACCCCCGAGCTGCTCGCGCAGCGCCGCGCAATGATCGAGCGCAACCTGCGCCCGGTGATGGAAGGCGGCAAGAGCCGCATCTATCCGTTCAAGCTGTTCAACGCGATGATGTACGAGGACACCGCCAACCAGGGTCCCTTCGGCGCCATGATCCTGCCCTTCGACTACGCCACCTACTACGCCACCGGCGACAGTCGCGCGGCGGTTGTCCAGGCGCTGCGCGACCCCATCGTCCAGCGCATGTACCAGACCCCGTTCAAGGTCTACATGATGGACGAGTTCATGGCCTACTTCGGCGTGCTCGATGGCTGGACGGCGGACTATCCGCTCGACGCGACCGGCCGACTCGGCCCCCAGGTCGAACCGCACTGGATGCGCCAGATGGGCACCCTGATGGTCAACCACGGCATCCAGCGCGCGGCCCACGGCTGCGCCGACTGTCACGCCCCGGACGGGATCATGGACTTCCGCGCGCTCGGCTACGGCGAGCGCCGCGCCGCCGAGCTTGAACAGCTCGACGGCCTCGACCTCGGGCGCATCGACGAGCACTGA
- the gloA gene encoding lactoylglutathione lyase yields the protein MRLLHTMLRTGDLQRAIDFYTQVLGMRLLRQKDYPEGEFTLAFLGYGDESEHTVLELTYNWGVEHYDLGNGYGHIAIEVEDAQAATARIRAQGGKILREAGPMNAGTTIIAFVEDPDGYPIELIQAGQAIG from the coding sequence ATGCGACTGCTGCACACCATGCTGCGCACCGGCGACCTGCAACGCGCCATCGACTTCTACACCCAGGTCCTCGGCATGCGGCTGCTGCGCCAGAAGGACTATCCCGAGGGCGAATTCACCCTCGCCTTCCTCGGCTACGGCGACGAGTCCGAGCACACCGTGCTCGAACTGACCTACAACTGGGGCGTCGAGCACTACGACCTCGGCAACGGCTACGGCCACATCGCCATCGAGGTCGAGGACGCCCAGGCCGCCACCGCCCGCATCCGCGCGCAGGGCGGCAAGATCCTCCGCGAGGCCGGCCCGATGAACGCCGGCACCACCATCATCGCCTTCGTCGAGGACCCCGACGGCTACCCGATCGAGCTGATCCAGGCCGGTCAGGCGATCGGCTGA
- a CDS encoding DUF6916 family protein translates to MSEQAAPSSLYMLRADHFRDKVGHPFQLETMGGALPLTLVEVHEGEAPLFSGSERRPFRLTFLGPPGVLPTACHLMMNLRHATLGLIEGVFIGPNVGDVGRYHDRPAQLWSATFT, encoded by the coding sequence ATGTCCGAGCAGGCCGCCCCCAGCAGTCTCTACATGCTCCGTGCCGACCACTTTCGCGACAAGGTCGGCCATCCCTTCCAGCTCGAGACCATGGGCGGCGCGTTACCGCTCACCCTGGTCGAGGTGCACGAGGGAGAGGCGCCGCTGTTCAGCGGCAGTGAGCGCCGCCCCTTCCGGCTCACCTTCCTCGGGCCACCGGGCGTGCTGCCCACCGCCTGTCACCTGATGATGAACCTGCGCCACGCCACCCTGGGATTGATCGAGGGGGTGTTCATCGGTCCCAACGTCGGCGACGTCGGGCGCTACCACGACCGCCCGGCACAGCTGTGGTCGGCGACCTTCACCTGA
- a CDS encoding phage tail protein — translation MQEAVMVDPFIGEIALFGFNFAPRDFSLCEGQMMSPAQNSALFSLLSNYYGGNGQTTFALPDLRGRAPVGFGTGPGLSLLPIGQQAGSEDVFLGITNLPSGYPQVEVAIPAQSGDGGEGAPGPDRVLAKTVGTAGLAAIDARTYSTGTADTTLKPFTATAMQPGGGQAVPVRGPCLAINFSIALDGTYPPRS, via the coding sequence ATGCAGGAGGCCGTCATGGTGGACCCTTTCATCGGAGAGATCGCGCTGTTCGGATTCAACTTCGCGCCACGCGATTTTTCGTTGTGCGAGGGGCAGATGATGTCCCCCGCCCAGAATTCAGCCTTGTTCTCGTTGCTGTCGAACTACTACGGGGGAAACGGTCAGACGACATTCGCGCTGCCTGATCTGCGCGGTCGCGCGCCCGTGGGTTTCGGCACCGGGCCGGGACTGAGCTTGCTCCCGATAGGCCAGCAGGCGGGAAGCGAGGATGTCTTCCTCGGCATCACCAACCTGCCCTCGGGCTACCCTCAGGTGGAGGTCGCGATCCCCGCCCAGAGTGGCGACGGCGGTGAGGGTGCGCCGGGGCCGGATCGTGTCCTGGCAAAGACCGTCGGGACCGCAGGTCTCGCCGCCATCGATGCCAGGACCTATTCGACCGGTACGGCCGACACCACCCTCAAGCCCTTCACGGCAACAGCGATGCAGCCCGGTGGTGGGCAGGCCGTGCCGGTGCGCGGCCCCTGTCTGGCGATCAATTTCTCGATCGCGCTCGACGGGACCTATCCGCCGCGTAGCTGA